In the genome of Streptosporangiales bacterium, the window GCGCTGCGAGCCGTCACCGGCATGGTCTCCTGGGCGTGGCAGTGGTCCGGCGGCGGCCGTCTCAAGCCGGCGCTGGTGGGCAACGCCCTCTCCGACATGGTCCTCGCCGGCATCACCTGTCACCCTCGGCACCACAGTGCCGGCCACCGTGCCCTGATCGGCGCGCTCCCCGCCTACGGCTAGCCTGGAGCGGTGCTGAGGGCCGCCGCGACGCTGGTGACGGCCGCCGTCGCGGTGTGCGGTGCGATGCTGTTCGTCGCTGCGCCGGTGGCCGCGGCGCACACGAGACTCGTCGGCTCGTCGCCGACGGCTGACGCCGCGGTCACGTCTCCCCTGCGGGCGGTGACGCTGACCTTCGACGAGCAGGTGCAGGAGCGGTTCGTCACCGTGTCCGTGGCGGATCCCGATGGCCGCACGGTGAGCGTCGGTGAGCCGGACGTCGCCGGCGAGGTGGTGAGGCAGCGGGTCGAGCCCTTCACATCCACGGGGCGCTACGTGGTCGGCTGGCGCGTGGTGTCGGCCGACGGGCATCCGCTGTCCGGCAGGTTCGCGTTCCGCGTGCGTTCCGGCGCGGTCGGGTCGGCGTCGCCGACCACGCGAACGGCGACCGGGCGGACGCCGTCGCCCACCCCGACGCCCCAGGCGCGAGACGACCGCCCGTTCGTGGAGCGGCACCTCGGACACATCCTGCTCGGCGGTGCCGTCGTCGCCGGCGGGGCGGCCGTCGTCGTCTGGGAAAGGCGCAGGCGTGATGATTGA includes:
- a CDS encoding copper resistance protein CopC — its product is MLRAAATLVTAAVAVCGAMLFVAAPVAAAHTRLVGSSPTADAAVTSPLRAVTLTFDEQVQERFVTVSVADPDGRTVSVGEPDVAGEVVRQRVEPFTSTGRYVVGWRVVSADGHPLSGRFAFRVRSGAVGSASPTTRTATGRTPSPTPTPQARDDRPFVERHLGHILLGGAVVAGGAAVVVWERRRRDD